Below is a genomic region from Burkholderia pseudomultivorans.
TGCACGACCAGATCGCGCACCAGACGCTCGTGCGTCGGGAAGTCGCCGAGCACCCAGCCGCCGCCGTGGATGAACATGAACACCGGCAGCGTGCCCGTCGCGCCCTGCGGACGAACGATCGTGACCGGCACCGACACGCCGTCCTGCTCGATCGTACGGTTCGATACGTCGATGCCGGACAGGTCGACCTTCACGCCGTTCTGCGCATCGACCAGCACCTGCCGTGCCTTCGCGGGGCTCAGCGTCTCGAGGCCCGGGCCCTTCTGCCCGTTCAGCGCCGCGAGGAACCGGCTGGTCACCGCATCGGGCTGCACGGATTCGGCGCCGGCGGCGAACGCGGCCGGTGCGGCGGACGAAATGGCTGCGACGGCGGCGGCGGCGATCAACAGCGGCTTGACGATCTTCATGATGGACTCCTTGGTAATCGATGGACGGTTCGGACAGTCGTGAATCAGGCGAGCGTGAGCGTGACGTCGATGTTGCCGCGCGTCGCGTTCGAGTACGGGCAGACGAGGTGTGCGCGGTCGGTCAGCGTCTGCGCGACGTCGCGGTCGAGGCCCGGCAGCGAAACCTTCAGTTCGACCTCGATGCCGAAGCCGTTCGGGATCGCGCCGATGCCGACACTGCCGTCGACCGATGCGTCGGCGGGGATCGCGATCTTGTCGCGGGCCGCGACGAACTTCATCGCGCCGATGAAGCACGCGCTGTAGCCGGCCGCGAAAAGCTGTTCGGGGTTCGCGCCCGCGCCGCCGGCGCCGCCGAGTTCACGCGGCGTGGTCAGCTTCAGGTCCAGGTTGCTCTCGGCTACCGTGGCGCGGCCGTCGCGGCCGCCGGTTGCCTTTGCGTGAGCACGGTAGAGCACTTTTTCGATCGACATAACAGACTCCTTTCGACAAGTAAGTGGAACAGCTTTTGTTTATCTACTCATAGATAGATAAACATGCCCAAAAAAAGCAGGTGCCCGATGCACCCGCCTTGCATCATCTATCTACCACAAGATAGATAACAAAGCCCAAACAAAGGGCGGCGAACCGCCCTGCTTTTGCGCGGCCTGTCAGGCGCGCGCTTTCCAGACTGCCTCGACATCCTCCAGGCGCGCCCGCGTATGAAACAGCCGGCTCGCCAGCACACTGCCCTGGAATGCCGCGTACAAGGTTCGCGCCGCCGTTTCCGGATCGCCGCTGAACACCAGCGTACCTTCCTTCGCGCCCTGCGCCAGCAGTTCCGCGAGCCAGTTCTCGTTGGCCCGGAAGAACGTCTGCACGGCGTGCCGCACGGTGTCCGGCAACGATTCGATATCGGCCGCCAGCATTCCGCACAGGCAGATCCGGTCGCCGTCGCCGAGCGTTCGGCCGAACAGCTTCGTATACCGGCTCAGCTTCGCGTCGGCCGGCAGCGCCGGATCGATCGCGCGCATCGCCGTGAGCACGTCGTCGCTGTACACCGATACCGCTTCCAGCACGAGGTCGTCCTTCGACGGGAAGTAGTAATGGATGCTCGACGTCTTCACGCCGACCAGGTCGGACAGGTCTCGATAGCTGAAGCCGTTGTAGCCGCGCAGCATCATCAGCGTGATCGCGTGGTCGAGAATCTGTTCGCGGACGGTCGGTGTCGTTTCCATGGATCGAACTTTATCTACTCGTAGATAGAGAGTCAAGCGGTTTTTTCGGTTTCAATCCGATCCGCGGAAAATGCGGGAACCCGGCACCCCGTGCGACGCCCGGGCGGACGGGCCGCCGCTTTCGCGGCGCCTCGGTGTCCCCTCGACCCGCATCGGGCAACACGCCGGTCCGACGCGGCGCCGGCAGGCAACCGGCAAGCAGCCGCCCCCGATCAATGCGACACTCGCTGCCGAACGATGCGGCAACAAGCGCCGCTCCGGTCGGGCCGATGCGCATGCCCGGCCGATCGCCTCCAGGAGAAAGCTCGATGTACTCGTGGTTCGAACGGCGCCTGCCGACTTTTCCGCTCGAAGACCCCGTCACGCCGCCGAAGGGATTCTTCTCGTTCGTCTGGGCGTGCACGAAGGGCGCGCGCGGCTGGCTGCTGCTGATCGCGCTGACCTCCGCCGCGCTCGCCGCGTACGAGGCCGCGCTGTTCGCGATGATGGGGCGCGTCGTCGACTGGCTGTCGTCCGC
It encodes:
- a CDS encoding TetR/AcrR family transcriptional regulator, whose amino-acid sequence is METTPTVREQILDHAITLMMLRGYNGFSYRDLSDLVGVKTSSIHYYFPSKDDLVLEAVSVYSDDVLTAMRAIDPALPADAKLSRYTKLFGRTLGDGDRICLCGMLAADIESLPDTVRHAVQTFFRANENWLAELLAQGAKEGTLVFSGDPETAARTLYAAFQGSVLASRLFHTRARLEDVEAVWKARA
- a CDS encoding organic hydroperoxide resistance protein, whose protein sequence is MSIEKVLYRAHAKATGGRDGRATVAESNLDLKLTTPRELGGAGGAGANPEQLFAAGYSACFIGAMKFVAARDKIAIPADASVDGSVGIGAIPNGFGIEVELKVSLPGLDRDVAQTLTDRAHLVCPYSNATRGNIDVTLTLA